One window of Terriglobia bacterium genomic DNA carries:
- the mreC gene encoding rod shape-determining protein MreC encodes MPGPARARTNLLLLAALLFVQLLLMSGSARNDAGTSVLENGLARVSRPVVGATRVLSSGFAGFFGFWREVRTARGENVRLKAELGRVRAELERSREQSLENQRLRRLLGMREDLAPRSVAASVVTTHMTSQTRMVVLDRGAEAGVKADQAVVAWGGAVGRVVFAGGEFAKVRLLTDPNSGVAGLVQRSRAAGMVLGRGDGSLEMLYVPKYADVVIGDRIVTSGLDGVFPRGFGVGRVTLVADVAGTTKAIRLEPEVEFGSLEEVLVLLQPAGGSVLAPPDGEGAR; translated from the coding sequence ATGCCCGGTCCGGCGCGTGCCCGGACGAACCTGCTGCTGCTCGCGGCGCTCCTCTTCGTCCAGCTCCTCCTGATGTCCGGGAGCGCGAGGAACGACGCGGGAACCAGCGTGCTCGAGAACGGGCTGGCCCGCGTGAGCCGACCGGTGGTCGGGGCGACCCGGGTGCTCTCCTCGGGGTTCGCCGGGTTCTTCGGATTCTGGAGGGAGGTCCGCACGGCGAGGGGTGAGAACGTCCGCCTCAAGGCGGAGCTCGGGCGCGTGCGCGCCGAGCTCGAGCGCTCCAGGGAGCAGTCGCTGGAGAATCAGCGGCTGAGGCGCCTTCTCGGAATGCGGGAGGACCTGGCTCCAAGGTCGGTGGCCGCCTCGGTGGTGACGACGCACATGACCTCCCAGACCCGGATGGTAGTGCTGGACCGGGGGGCCGAAGCGGGGGTCAAGGCCGACCAGGCGGTGGTCGCGTGGGGAGGGGCGGTGGGGCGCGTCGTCTTCGCGGGCGGGGAGTTCGCCAAGGTCCGGCTCCTCACCGACCCCAACAGCGGGGTCGCGGGCCTCGTGCAGAGGAGCCGGGCGGCGGGGATGGTCCTGGGGCGGGGCGACGGGTCTCTCGAGATGCTCTACGTTCCGAAGTACGCCGACGTGGTGATCGGAGACCGTATCGTGACTTCCGGGCTCGACGGGGTGTTCCCCCGGGGTTTCGGCGTGGGACGGGTGACCCTCGTGGCGGACGTGGCCGGAACGACCAAGGCGATCCGCCTCGAGCCCGAGGTGGAATTCGGATCGCTCGAGGAGGTGCTCGTGCTCCTGCAGCCGGCGGGAGGCTCCGTTCTGGCGCCGCCCGACGGGGAGGGGGCGCGTTGA
- a CDS encoding TIGR03960 family B12-binding radical SAM protein — MEEDGRRGNVDEALLRRILGGVQRPSRYIGGEWNSIVKDHRKVDLTFGLAFPDVYEIGMSHLGFRILYALLNRREDTAAERVFCPWPDMADSLRRHRAPLATLETGTPLRELTVLGFSLQYEMAFTNVLEMLDLGGIPLRAADRSDRDPLVIAGGPVTFNCEPLAEYLDLVLIGDAEEALPETLDRLKGLVAARAPREERIRELSRIEGIYAPSLYRLEREPGHGLLIPVDSGLAPWPVRRRIAYDLDRFPFPDRIVVPHGEIVHDRVSVELMRGCPVGCRFCQAGYVYRPTRARDPNQVRDTVIRSIRATGYDEFSLASLNSGEYRAVHGLLSDLMGRFERESVSVSLSSLHASTMTRELAEQIRRVRKSGFTIAPEAGTQRLRDVVNKNLTGAQILEACRLAFEAGWDLLKLYFMIGLPTETDADVDGIVDLAHEILGIGRRAAKGRRVEITLAASSFVPKAVSPFQWLGMDRLPNLRRKQERIGARIRGGIRFKHHDGETSFLEAVFSRGDRALGRVLERAWRSGARFDGWAEQFRPAAWREAFRVEGIDPERYAHGDWEPDWRLPWDVTDSRVDRDWLVRELRLAMAGESRPPCAPDACHGCGPFAGECVGGGVAAAARRTLDPSIPLLSTPSSSGQGDAVGAEDALPPVPGGETDIEARVAADAPSYRYRARFRKSGRLRYLGHLDLSRAILRGMRRARFPLVYSRGFNPKPRVSFGPALPVGVGSEGEYLDLETRARLDPDEAVARLNDSLPDGVRFTVLREIRRDVPALGGMVRAARYRVLGGDGIDVGGALEAFRARGSVTVRRERNGRLKSWDLGEQILSLERTGADRLRLTLALGGGEASIRPDDVLTEIFGERAGDLDVIREDLLLDWGGRFLNPLLAATVAASDGKRAPG, encoded by the coding sequence ATGGAGGAGGACGGCCGCCGGGGGAACGTGGACGAGGCGCTGCTCCGGCGGATCCTGGGAGGAGTCCAGCGTCCCTCCCGGTACATCGGGGGCGAGTGGAACTCCATCGTCAAGGACCACCGGAAGGTGGACCTGACCTTCGGCCTCGCGTTCCCCGACGTCTACGAGATCGGGATGTCCCACTTGGGGTTCCGGATCCTGTATGCGCTCCTGAACCGCCGCGAAGACACCGCCGCCGAGCGGGTGTTCTGCCCCTGGCCCGACATGGCGGACTCCCTGCGCCGGCACCGTGCCCCGCTTGCGACCCTGGAGACCGGGACACCGCTCCGCGAGCTCACCGTCCTGGGGTTCTCGCTGCAGTACGAGATGGCCTTCACGAACGTGCTCGAGATGCTCGACCTGGGCGGGATCCCGCTCCGGGCCGCCGACCGGAGCGATCGCGATCCCCTCGTGATCGCGGGCGGACCGGTGACGTTCAACTGCGAGCCGCTCGCGGAGTACCTCGACCTGGTGCTGATCGGCGACGCCGAGGAGGCGCTTCCGGAGACCCTAGATCGGCTGAAAGGGCTCGTCGCCGCGCGCGCTCCGCGGGAAGAGAGGATCCGCGAGCTGTCCCGGATCGAGGGGATCTACGCCCCGTCCCTCTACCGGCTCGAGCGCGAGCCCGGTCACGGCCTGCTGATCCCGGTGGACTCGGGGCTCGCGCCGTGGCCCGTGCGGCGGCGGATCGCCTACGACCTCGACCGCTTTCCCTTTCCCGACCGGATCGTGGTCCCTCACGGCGAGATCGTCCACGACAGGGTCTCGGTGGAGCTCATGCGGGGCTGTCCCGTCGGATGCCGGTTCTGCCAGGCGGGGTACGTCTATCGGCCGACGAGGGCCCGCGACCCCAATCAAGTCCGCGACACGGTCATCCGCTCAATCCGGGCCACCGGCTACGACGAGTTCTCCCTCGCCTCGCTCAACTCGGGCGAGTACCGGGCCGTTCATGGGCTCCTGTCCGACCTCATGGGCCGATTCGAGCGCGAGTCGGTCTCGGTCTCCCTCTCCTCGCTCCACGCCTCCACGATGACCCGTGAGCTGGCCGAGCAGATCCGCCGCGTGAGGAAATCGGGGTTCACCATCGCCCCCGAGGCGGGGACACAGCGCCTTCGGGACGTGGTGAACAAGAATTTGACCGGAGCACAGATCCTGGAGGCCTGCCGGCTCGCGTTCGAGGCCGGGTGGGACCTGCTCAAGCTCTACTTCATGATCGGCCTCCCCACGGAGACCGATGCCGACGTCGATGGGATCGTCGACCTGGCCCACGAGATCCTCGGGATCGGTCGACGGGCCGCGAAGGGGCGCCGGGTCGAGATCACCCTGGCCGCCTCGTCGTTCGTCCCGAAGGCGGTGTCTCCGTTCCAGTGGCTCGGCATGGACCGTCTCCCCAACCTGCGCCGGAAGCAGGAGCGTATCGGCGCCCGCATCCGCGGAGGGATTCGGTTCAAGCACCACGATGGAGAGACCAGCTTCCTCGAGGCGGTCTTCTCCCGGGGCGACCGCGCTCTCGGCCGAGTCCTCGAGCGGGCCTGGCGGAGCGGAGCGCGCTTCGACGGGTGGGCGGAGCAGTTCCGCCCGGCGGCCTGGCGGGAGGCGTTCCGCGTGGAGGGCATCGATCCCGAGCGGTACGCGCACGGGGACTGGGAACCCGATTGGCGCCTCCCATGGGACGTGACGGACTCGCGCGTCGACAGAGACTGGCTGGTGCGGGAGCTTCGGCTGGCGATGGCCGGCGAATCGCGTCCCCCGTGCGCACCCGACGCGTGCCACGGTTGCGGACCGTTCGCGGGCGAGTGCGTTGGCGGAGGCGTGGCGGCCGCCGCACGCCGGACCCTGGACCCATCGATCCCGTTGCTCTCCACCCCGTCGTCTTCCGGCCAGGGGGACGCCGTCGGCGCGGAGGACGCCCTTCCTCCGGTTCCCGGAGGTGAGACGGACATCGAGGCTCGAGTCGCGGCGGATGCCCCTTCGTACCGTTACCGCGCCCGGTTCCGTAAGAGCGGTCGGCTTCGGTACCTGGGTCACCTCGATTTGAGCCGAGCGATCTTGCGAGGGATGCGGCGGGCGCGCTTCCCGCTCGTCTATTCCCGGGGATTCAACCCGAAGCCTCGCGTCTCGTTCGGACCCGCGCTTCCGGTGGGTGTGGGGTCCGAGGGGGAGTATCTCGATCTCGAGACGCGGGCGCGCCTCGACCCCGACGAGGCGGTCGCGCGGCTCAACGATTCGCTGCCCGACGGCGTCCGGTTCACGGTGCTCCGGGAGATTCGGCGCGACGTTCCGGCGCTGGGAGGAATGGTCCGGGCGGCGCGCTACCGGGTCCTGGGCGGCGACGGGATCGACGTCGGCGGCGCCCTGGAGGCCTTCCGAGCGCGCGGAAGCGTGACCGTGAGGCGCGAGCGCAACGGCAGGCTGAAATCCTGGGACCTCGGTGAGCAGATACTGTCGCTGGAGCGTACTGGCGCCGACCGGCTGCGGCTCACGCTCGCGCTGGGAGGCGGGGAGGCCTCGATCCGGCCGGACGACGTACTGACCGAGATCTTCGGGGAGCGCGCCGGCGACCTGGACGTCATCCGCGAGGATCTTCTCCTCGACTGGGGCGGCCGGTTCCTGAATCCGCTCCTCGCGGCAACCGTGGCGGCATCCGATGGCAAGCGAGCTCCTGGTTAG
- the mreD gene encoding rod shape-determining protein MreD: protein MTLIRAVSALALALAVEIAIGRWAPSIRAYVDVMMVPVAWYGIVRSQRAAMFAGCMAGLLQDAWFETGAFGINGFVKTLLGWALGGLGGRFDLNQAAARMVAGAVLSVAGRILEVGLLKLLDRAAGPLVPLELLVRAVAGGLLVVLVFAILDRVRGKEAVRRRTG, encoded by the coding sequence TTGACGCTGATCCGCGCCGTATCGGCGCTCGCCCTCGCCCTCGCCGTCGAGATCGCGATCGGTCGGTGGGCTCCTTCGATCCGCGCTTACGTGGACGTCATGATGGTTCCGGTCGCCTGGTACGGCATCGTGCGCTCTCAGCGTGCCGCGATGTTCGCAGGATGCATGGCGGGACTCCTCCAGGACGCCTGGTTCGAAACCGGGGCGTTCGGTATCAACGGGTTCGTGAAGACCCTGCTCGGCTGGGCCCTCGGCGGGCTGGGGGGGAGGTTCGACCTCAACCAGGCGGCGGCTCGGATGGTGGCGGGGGCCGTGCTCTCGGTGGCCGGCCGCATCCTCGAAGTCGGCCTCCTCAAGCTCCTGGACCGGGCCGCGGGCCCTCTCGTCCCGCTGGAGCTTCTGGTCCGGGCCGTGGCCGGCGGGTTGCTCGTCGTCCTCGTCTTTGCCATCTTGGATCGTGTGAGGGGCAAGGAGGCAGTCCGGCGCAGGACCGGCTGA
- the mrdA gene encoding penicillin-binding protein 2: MDYRERWEHKEYLLERRLVRRVTVFHVGIVLLLLAYLLTFWYLQVVRGAEYAQLAENNRLRRIPMPPTRGVIFDRRNEVVASTRPSLNLVLRRDGLKDAEGQLRRLESVLGVPYAELHDGLLDMEDRPTFEPLVVKEDVDLGDLAKIEARREWFPSVEVEQTARRDYPDRQSVAHAVGYVGEVGETQLLAQPTNGTLELGDIVGKSGVEKSYDDLLRGRRGWKLVTVNSLGRQLGEAQNGRAPEDGRQVRVTLDLRLQRALMEGLGEDAGAGVFLDPWTGDVLALASSPAYDPNVFASHVTPTIWQSLVHDPKHPLQDRAIGSFYAPGSTFKVLMSIAGLESGAISPSTILHCGGSINMYGRPFLCWKKGGHGSVDVHRALVQSCNVFFYQVGRSTGIETIARYADMFNLGRPTGIDLPGEAAGVLPSPAWKMRTRGEPWYAGETISVSIGQGILGVTPVQMAVLMSGVATGQLPSPRLVRTDRPSEPKPLAVSLGTFAIVRSALQDVVEEGTGRKASLGTISVAGKTGTAQVYKKSAGIDADKLPKDERDHAWFAGYAPADRPEIAFAVVVEHGGHGGTTAAPIVKKVLEAFFADRLPPKQPPGALEAGLDRRAEAARADTPLPR; this comes from the coding sequence ATGGACTACCGGGAGCGGTGGGAGCACAAGGAGTACCTGCTCGAGCGCCGGCTCGTCCGGCGCGTGACCGTGTTCCACGTCGGAATCGTCCTCCTTCTCCTGGCCTACCTGCTGACCTTCTGGTACCTCCAGGTGGTCCGGGGAGCCGAGTACGCCCAGCTGGCCGAGAACAACCGGCTGCGGCGGATCCCGATGCCGCCCACGCGCGGGGTGATCTTCGATCGCCGCAACGAGGTGGTCGCTTCCACCCGCCCCTCCCTGAATCTCGTCCTGAGGCGCGACGGGCTCAAGGACGCCGAAGGGCAGCTCCGGCGCCTCGAATCGGTTCTCGGCGTCCCCTACGCGGAGCTGCACGACGGCCTCCTCGACATGGAGGATCGTCCGACGTTCGAGCCGCTCGTGGTCAAGGAGGACGTGGACCTGGGGGACCTGGCGAAGATCGAGGCGCGGAGGGAGTGGTTCCCGTCGGTGGAGGTGGAGCAGACCGCGCGCCGGGACTACCCCGACCGCCAGTCGGTCGCGCACGCGGTGGGCTACGTCGGAGAGGTGGGCGAGACGCAGCTCCTTGCGCAGCCCACCAACGGAACACTCGAGCTGGGCGACATCGTCGGCAAGTCCGGCGTGGAGAAGTCCTACGACGATCTCCTTCGGGGCCGGAGGGGATGGAAGCTCGTCACCGTGAACAGCCTCGGCCGACAGCTCGGCGAGGCGCAGAACGGGCGTGCGCCGGAGGACGGCCGCCAGGTCCGGGTCACCCTCGACCTGAGGCTCCAACGCGCGCTCATGGAAGGGCTGGGGGAGGACGCGGGCGCCGGGGTGTTCCTCGACCCGTGGACGGGTGACGTGCTCGCCCTGGCCTCGTCGCCCGCGTACGACCCGAACGTGTTCGCCTCCCACGTCACCCCGACGATCTGGCAGTCGCTGGTCCACGATCCGAAGCATCCGCTCCAGGACCGTGCCATCGGCAGCTTCTACGCGCCGGGCTCGACGTTCAAGGTGCTGATGTCGATCGCGGGGCTCGAGTCGGGGGCGATCTCCCCTTCGACGATCCTCCACTGCGGGGGATCGATCAACATGTACGGCCGACCGTTCCTCTGCTGGAAGAAGGGGGGGCACGGCTCGGTGGACGTCCACCGAGCGCTGGTCCAATCCTGCAACGTGTTCTTCTACCAGGTCGGTCGATCGACCGGGATCGAGACCATCGCTCGCTACGCCGACATGTTCAACCTCGGGAGGCCGACCGGGATCGATCTGCCCGGCGAAGCCGCCGGGGTGCTGCCGTCGCCTGCCTGGAAGATGCGGACGCGTGGGGAGCCCTGGTACGCCGGAGAGACGATCTCGGTGTCGATCGGGCAGGGCATTCTGGGCGTGACACCGGTCCAGATGGCGGTCCTCATGTCGGGGGTCGCGACCGGGCAGCTCCCGAGTCCCCGGTTGGTAAGGACGGATCGGCCCTCGGAGCCGAAGCCGCTCGCCGTGTCGCTCGGCACGTTCGCGATCGTGAGGAGCGCGCTCCAAGACGTGGTGGAGGAGGGGACCGGCCGAAAGGCCTCGCTGGGAACCATCTCCGTCGCCGGCAAGACCGGCACCGCGCAGGTCTACAAGAAGTCCGCGGGGATCGACGCGGACAAGCTGCCGAAGGACGAGCGCGACCACGCCTGGTTCGCCGGGTACGCCCCGGCCGACCGTCCGGAGATCGCGTTCGCCGTCGTCGTGGAGCACGGCGGGCACGGCGGCACCACCGCCGCCCCCATCGTCAAGAAGGTCCTCGAGGCCTTCTTCGCCGATCGCCTTCCGCCGAAGCAGCCCCCCGGGGCCCTCGAGGCGGGCCTCGACCGCCGCGCGGAGGCAGCGCGTGCTGACACGCCGCTTCCTCGATAG
- the rodA gene encoding rod shape-determining protein RodA, producing the protein MLTRRFLDSFDFPTMLVALALGGLGVLAIASATLGQPARIGLWHVQLVWLAIGTVAALVVVGVDYHVWAEFSLVVHGLVVIALVTVLFFGREVAGNRSWLVVGPLSFQPSEVAKWSTCLVLAAYLSERVRGSMGLRQIVEMGVIVGLPTGLVAAQPDTGTALTFVPIYLAALLLGGLRWKVILIVLLLGALLAPVGWGHLKEYQKERILNVLDPERDPSGIGYQTRQSKIAVGSGKLTGKGLFRGTQSHLNFLPAQHTDFILAVVSEELGFAGAATVLALFYALLYRGVLAARSAQDRLGSYLSLLVLAWITGQLAINVGMVLGLMPTIGVPLPLMSYGGTALVSVLAGVGLIVNVRSRRFVN; encoded by the coding sequence GTGCTGACACGCCGCTTCCTCGATAGCTTCGACTTCCCCACGATGCTCGTCGCGCTGGCGCTGGGGGGGCTCGGCGTGCTCGCGATCGCCTCCGCCACGCTGGGACAGCCGGCGCGGATCGGGCTCTGGCATGTCCAGCTCGTCTGGCTCGCGATCGGTACCGTCGCCGCTCTCGTCGTGGTGGGCGTCGATTACCACGTGTGGGCGGAGTTCTCCCTCGTGGTGCATGGCTTGGTCGTCATCGCCCTCGTGACCGTGCTCTTCTTCGGCCGCGAGGTGGCCGGCAATCGCTCCTGGCTCGTGGTCGGCCCCCTGAGCTTCCAGCCCTCCGAGGTCGCCAAGTGGTCGACGTGTCTCGTCCTCGCCGCGTACCTGTCGGAGCGGGTCCGGGGGAGCATGGGGCTCCGCCAGATCGTGGAGATGGGAGTGATCGTCGGCCTCCCGACGGGGCTCGTCGCGGCACAGCCCGATACCGGCACGGCGCTGACCTTCGTCCCGATCTACCTGGCGGCGCTGTTGCTGGGCGGGCTGCGGTGGAAGGTGATCCTGATCGTGCTGCTGCTCGGAGCGCTGCTCGCTCCCGTGGGATGGGGGCACCTCAAGGAGTACCAGAAAGAGCGGATCCTGAATGTCCTGGACCCCGAGCGCGACCCGTCCGGCATCGGTTACCAGACCCGCCAGTCCAAGATCGCGGTGGGCTCGGGCAAGCTCACCGGCAAGGGGTTGTTCCGGGGGACCCAAAGCCATCTGAACTTCCTCCCCGCGCAGCACACCGACTTCATTCTCGCGGTCGTCTCGGAGGAACTCGGCTTCGCGGGCGCGGCGACCGTGCTTGCCCTCTTCTACGCGCTCCTCTACCGCGGCGTGCTGGCGGCGCGTTCTGCGCAGGACCGGCTCGGGAGTTACCTCAGCCTTCTGGTGCTGGCGTGGATCACCGGGCAGCTTGCAATCAACGTCGGCATGGTCCTCGGCCTGATGCCCACCATCGGCGTGCCGCTCCCCCTCATGTCGTACGGCGGGACCGCCCTCGTATCGGTCCTGGCCGGCGTCGGCCTGATCGTCAACGTCCGATCCCGCCGTTTCGTGAACTGA